Sequence from the Molothrus aeneus isolate 106 chromosome 7, BPBGC_Maene_1.0, whole genome shotgun sequence genome:
tgattctataaAACCTGCCTAAATAGATGGGAGACTTAGCCAGAACTCAGCACAGACACTGGAAGTGAATGCTGAGTGCAGTGAGGGGCATGAgcacagtgcccagccctgcagcatctctggcTTTTAGCCTGTTGCTGTAGCACAAGCCAGGGCCAGCATGAGTCTTGTGTCCCCAGGCCTGTCCCATCAGGGCCAGGAGACTCCTGTGAGTCCTGGGGTGCTGtttgccagccccagccaggtgtGAGCTCTGTGAAAGCCTCCCAGAGGGGATGCCCAGGCATGCTCATGTGTATTGTACAGTAGTTTGAGTGTCAAGAACTCCCCAAAAGCAGGAATGCTTTACCCAGGGTGTCTGTTTTCAGCCTCTCTTAttaaatagtttttatttttagcatagcttttatttttgaaaaattgaaaatgctATTTTAGTTTGCTCAGCTTTCATTCTGGAAGCTTTCCTTTGGAGTGGGGGTGTTTCCTAAAAAGCTTTGGTATAATTAATACTTCTCTGTGGTTGTACATGATTTGATGCTGCCTGACAGGATAAAATCAGAGAAGCATCACCCAGGCCTCTCCCCCAGTCTCTTCcgctgttttcttttgctttaaagCTCGCCGGTCCTTGTGTGCTCAATGTGTTCTGGCACCTCagtgctgtcccagggctgaggggaacACACAATGGTGATGGCCCTAAGCTTTTATATGGCAACTCCATTCTTTGAACACCTTTTccatatttcacagaatcacagaactgttaGGGTTGTTGGAAGGGGCCTCTGGAGAGCATCCAGcctcctgccaaggcaggggagcaggagcacaggaatgCACCCAGGGGGGTTTGGAATGTCTCTGGAGAAGCAGACGCTGCAACCTCACTGGGaaactgttccagtgctctggcACCCTCAGtgtaaagttcttcctcatgtttcGGTGGCACTTGTTGTGTTTTACTTTGTGGTCACTGCTTCTCGTCCTGTAGCTGGGCACCATTGGaaagagtctggcaccatcctcttggcagctgcctttgagatatttatatgcattaatgagatcccctctccatttcttcttctctggaCTAAACTGGTCCAGCTCCCGCAGTCTCTCCTTGTAAGAGAGTGCTCCAGATCCCTCATCATCTTTGTGCCCTctgctggaccctctccagcagcccctggtgtTTTTGTACCGAGGAGCCcagacctggacacagcactccagatgtgcctcactAGGGCCGAGTAGAGAGGGAGGAGGATTTAAAGGAGGAGAAGCCAATGAGAGGCGCCTTTCCTGCCTGGgtgatttttccccttttcccttatTTTAAATGGCAGGGCCGGTGCCGGCGCTGAGGCGCGGCTGTGcccgggcggggcgggagcgcCGAGGCCGGGGCGCTCGGGGGCTGCGGGCCGGGCTCAGGTGCCGGCGGGGGACAGGTCGGGGCCGCGGCACCGCCGCTCCCGGGCTCGGCGGCGctcccgcccccggccccgcccggccccgccgccgccccggggaGGGCGGGGAGCGCCCGgcggagcggcgggagcggcggcgggcgcggggccctCCCGGCGCTACCTGTGCGagcgccgcggggccgggcggggccgggaggcGCTCCCAGCATGGACTTTGACGGTGGGTTTGCGTCTTTGCCGTTCAGGAGCctgcaggaggcggcggcgtCGGTGGGACGAGGGCCGGATCCCGCGGGCACCGCCGGAGGAAGGGGCAGCCCGGCGGCCGGGGACCGTGCGCGGCGGGGCCACGCTTCCAGCACGCTGCTCGCACGGACaccgccccgccgcgccggtATGTGCCCGGCTCCATCGCCCCGagccgcgccggggccgggagGGAGCGGGGATGCGCGGCCGCACCCGCGGGGCCGTGGGCAGCGCTGGCCTTCGGCCGCCTCGGGCTGGTGTCGTGCCGGAGAGCGGGGAGACAGAGCCGGGCTCTGAGCTGGGGTCTGTCAGGACAGCCGGCGGTGCTGCCGCCTTACTCCTGCCATCCTCTCGCAGCGAGGTGCCGGCCGCGGACTCCTCCGAACTGGGCAAAGCGGAGGTGCCGCTCCCCCTGAGCACCCTGAGGAAAGGTGGTGCTACAGCGGTGGGAGTGATGCGGAGTGGGAAGGTGAACGGCGTGGCTGGTTCTCTCCAAGCGCTGTTCCTGCTGTGGGGAAGACGtgaagctgctgtgtttgccGGCCGAGGTGATGTGAGGGTCTGTCAGCCCCTGCTTTGCCATGAGCACCTTTCCAGGTTTCCACACTGACTCTTATACAGAGCAGGTTACCTTCATCTGGCATGttataaaatacagatttaataATGCAAGACCCATCATGGCAAAAATTCTTaaacatttagaaatattttatgcttTCTCATAGTTCAGTAAGTAGCAATCCAAATTAGGTTTCTAAATATagtcattttaaaaaaggaaaaaatgcgGGGATTTATCCTGTACCCTTAACAAAGTGGCGTTTTTAACCTTCAAGTACATACAAATTAGTTTTTCTTCTGAACATCACGTTCTGCTGAGAACATTCTTGCTTTAAAATCACCTTGGTTGGTACAAGTTGTCCAAGGGGTTGGGCAGAGCCAGGAcgctcctgtccctggggccaAGGTGTTTCCGCGGGCAGGGTcctgggggacagggctggcagtggtgCCAGGCTGTGCGGGCACGGCTGCCTCGCCTGGCTCCCGGCCCTTTCCCGCTTCCCAGGCGcgaaggcagcagctgctggaagcaggagctggcacGTCAGGAGTGGTGGAATTCAAGGAAACAAATACCGGGGGAGAGCCGTGAGACAGAGTGATTTTTAAGGCTGACAAAGTTCTTTGTTGCAATTCGGGGTGGCTTTTGTACAGCTGGAGCATCTGGTTGTTTGCTCCTCACTTTGTCCTCTTACTTACTCCTCAGTTTGTGTGAATCAGTAGTAACAGAGTTGTGATTTAAAATGTGGGGCTGTGTTCTCCTGTGCCTTCCTATGTGAGATGTGGAAAGATGGCTTTCCTGGTGCATTCctaattcccatttccctttttatAATTGGCTTCTGGAGATTAAAGAACAGAATAGGGTCGTGTGCTGCCTTTATTGTGCTCTTCTGTGGTTCATCTTGGGCAGATCTTGACCATCGCCTTCCTTCTGACTTTCATTTGTGTTACTCCAGCGGAGCCTTCAGCTTCCTGAGGGTGTCACAAAGGCAGGCAGTGTCCCTCATTCATACCTTATGCTCTGCAGCTCCATATGTTCGTGGTTGAATCTTGTGACAGCCACTACAATAAAGGCCGACCCTGTCAGCCTGAGGCACCGATCCGCCGCtctagctgctgctgctgctgctcctcagctcctgctggcaggatccccgggctgggcagcagccagcaagagctgcaggaggggcttTTCTTGCTCGTAAAGATTTGTGCATCCCTTTTCATTGtctgcagctctgtctctgccAGGCACCTGTGGAGGACAGTAATGCACCTTTACAAACCAGGCTGGATCCTGAGCCTTAGTCTGAGAGTTAGCAGCTTAATGTCTCAATGGGTTCCTGAAGAGGACTGTTAGTAGGAAGGCTGTGACTCCATAATTAAGTTGTTGGGATGAACTTTTGTGGTATATGTaggaaaattcctgtttccacTCTAGTTGGTTACAGCGTTGGAGCATTGCAATAAACCaagaggctgctctgcctgggcctAGGGCTGTGCCTTAGAGCAGTCTAACCTCAGTGTGGGACTTGGCCAGTGTCTCTGACACCTTTGCTGGTGTGCCTTGTGTTTTCCCTTGCTGTGGGGATGGTGTTCAGACCATGGATTTGCAGCTAGTACAGATGGGAGGGGCTGATAATTACAAGACCTGTGGGCTTTGCTGAAAGAAGTGTTGGACCTGCATCCTTTGGTGTGATGCAGGGCAAGGAAACAGCTGTACATATAGATCAAAATCTTTATATCCATTTCtggtattttatttctgttcactCACCGGTTTTGAGCATTATTTTGTATTTGGGGTCTTGGAGAATTTTGGATCTCCTCTATCACTATTAGCTTTCCCTTCCAAAGGCATTCCTCTATAGTTTCTGTAGTTGGGTTCCTTAAGTCTTGGCTAAACTTTCTGCAGATGGAGTTTCTGAGAAGCCCTGAATCTTCTTCATGCCCTTTCTTCTCCAGCCTCACTTCAAGGCCTTAATTGCTAAGGAAATCCATTGGTTTACTGTTACCCTCCTAGAAAACAGGCTTCCATCAATGGTAGGCATCCTTCTCCTGTTCCTGTGGTAGTTAAATTAATGTTTCCTATTGTCTGTGGTCTGGCAGAGTCTGTACTGGTGCGTGCATGTATTCTGAGACACattctgagaaaaaaacatCAATACATTGTAAACATCTCTGTCTAAATTTGGACTAACAGCAGTCTATACAGCTGTTTGGACAAGTAACTGAGATAAAATATGAACAGAACCTGTAAGAGGTTTTTAGCATCCTGTTCTCCAATGGCCTTTGGGCTGCCCCCTGAGCTGTGTTGTTGAACAGGGGCACTCAcactgtgtgtgcagctctggtgAGTAAACTGCTGCACTGGAGGGAGGATTTCAGGACAGGCCAACTGGGTACAGTTTTACTTTCATGAAATTAGACAGCTACCAAGCACACaatgttctttgcttttaaCAAGACTTCTTCTTCCTGGATGAAGAATAACACTGTGGCTGCTGAGGGCTGTACCTATTGGCATTGCTATTCTCTGAACTACTGGTATTTTCACCCAAAGGTTTCTTTTGGTATTTCACCTTGGTTTGCTGCtcccaaagcttgggtaagaTTGCTAGAATGGTGCAGAAAGCACTTGTTTTTGTTCCTGGCTTCTGTGGGTGTGTGTCTTGCGGAGGGGCCAGACTGTTTCTTGATTTTATGGGGGTTTTTGccttctttaatttttgttttaagtcAGTGCTAGTTTTAGAGTTCCAGAGTTTGTCAGTATAAAAACTCACATTGACACAGCTGTACTATTTAGCAGCAAAAACACCCCACTTGCACTGTGCATGTAAATCATAAAGTGAAGtaagaagaaacattttcttctctcttgttTTTTCCTCTAGTTTGAAGATTTTCCGTGTTCCTTAACTGCATTGCTAAAGTGCTTGAGAGATGAAAATTGACATGGAAATTGCCTCCATTAAATAACTCAGTACTCTGACAAAGGAGGTTGTGGGCAGGTGCGGCTCAGTCTCTTCTCTCAGGTAACAAGCAATAGATCCAGACAAAATTACCTCAggttgtgccaggagaggtttaggctAGGTGTTAGCAAagattcttcactgaaagggtgccCAGGATGTGCAGATGTGGCCCTTAGGGACAGGTTTTAGCTGTGGacgtggcagtgctgggataaTGGTAGGACTTGATCttaaaggccttttccaaccaaagcaaatttatgattctgtgatcagcTGTGCTCTTATTGAAAAACCTATTAAAGTAAACTAGAGGTCTGCCTGatttggaaaagcaaatttATAATTCCCCCATTCAGTTAGAAACTGGCTTAGAAGCCTGGAAAAGCTTTATCAATTCTTGCCatggagggggaaaaacccGAGCCTTTGAAATTCCAGGACGTTCCTTGAGACAGATAACCAGGAGACTTTCCCTTCCATGCTAATCCTGCACAGCAGTTGTTTGCAGTTGCTGCATGCAGCCTTTCAATCTGTAGCTCTTATCTCTTGTTGGCACTAAGCgacaggagagggaggggatggCTCTGAGAGCAATGAGAGCtcaatttttgcttttcatgtcCTGAGCTGTTCTGGGATATTTGGGTATCAGTGATTGCCTGAGGCAGCAGAATCTTTGGTATTGTGCTTGTCTAAAAGTAACTGTAGCTGTTTAAAACTTCCTTTTCCTAGGATGAGTTGTTCTAATGAATGTTACGCAGTGCATCTCCTCTGTAGGATTTGCAGGAAGCTGGATGTTCAGGAGAGCAGAACTGAAGGCCTGGTGGGTTGGACTGCTCTGGGAGcctctgcctggggctgctttgcacagggagctcagagtcctgcagggatggaggggatgctGTGCACTGAGTGAATGATTCATGCCTCTGCCAGttatgtgctgctgctctgctcacagctgcagaggATCCAAAGGCCAGTGCCACGAGTGCTCCTGAGTTACAGCCCACCTTGGAAGGGAGAGGGGGTGCTCTGGGTTCCCTCTCTGTTATTACATGGAGGGTGTGAATATTTTAAGTGATTGGGTGCAGTTCAGAGGTGCAGATGCCCGAGTGCTGTTTGGTTACCTGTGCTGGTAGGTCACCTGCCCAAAGTCCAGCTTTGAATAGCTTTGTTCCAGAGTTTATTGTTCCCATGATAATGGCAGCACTGGGATTGTCTGACTGTTCTCCCTGTGTCCTTGGATGGTCCAGGTCTCAATAGAAGCTttgagagggagaagggaaaatgggagaGAACTTTTGAGGTTAGGCAACAGATGGGCACAATACCCTTCCCATATCCTTGCTGAAATCCTCCTGACCTGGACTTGCTGTGGGAGAGGTTGGCATCCTCAAGATGGTCAGGAGCCACTTGCCCAAGCAGTGGCCCCACTCTGAGCCCAGCATTAGGTGCTGTGTGTAAATTGTTGCAGCCTGTCATTCAATCGAATTTATTAAGTGCTGTATCATCCTTTTACCTTTGTCAAAGTCAAGTTCTGAGTGGGAAAAAAGGCAGGCAGCCTTGTGCAAGGCCAGCACTACAGATTCATCACCTTGCTGGTGAATATTGTGCACCTCTGACGTCCTGGAGGGTGCTAAGCTCTGTTCCTGGGTTCCCTTTGCAGACTCCCAGACGTGAAGTTGtctgtgctctcctggggaCGAGGGGACAACCTGTTAGAAACAGACGTGGTTCTGGTAAGTGGCACTCTGAGCTTCTCCTGCAGATACCCAGGGGAAAACTGAAAGTCCCTGCTGGAGGAAGAATCATATCTGAACTCACAAGTTTGCCTCTGTCACAGCAGGAATTACTTGCTGCCTTCAGCTGGGCAAAGTTGCACATTTTGAAGCTACTTTGAAAACTTTGGCTTATTTTTAATCTGGTGACTGCTGTAACATAAATTGTTGCAGAAAGCAGTTTCTTATAGTGTAATATTGAACttcaaggtttttttcctgaggttctcatgaatggaaaaaaagtaGATGACATCAGGAACTTACCTGCTTATGATGGCTACAGATGTTGCATAACAGCAAAATGCTTGCTCTTCTGCCTGTTTTCATCTTATGCTGGTGTATTCCAGAGGCCAGTGAAACCCTTAATTTTTGATATTGCACATTTACCTTTTTGCAGTTAATTTATTGagaattttaatgcttttaaaaatcctatttgttttttttaatggcagttATGTGATTAAtgcttttttcctctatttcatATTGTCTAATAGTGAATTGCAGGCATCCTGTCaccatttttctgtttccttcagtAGAAATGAGCTTACCTTGGCAGGAAACACTTTGCCAGGCTGGCAAAGAGACTGCTTAGCCCTAGTGTGCCTGCTGAGTTCAGCTACCACCCCCTcaaaattttctctctcctaGTATTACCACAGTAAATAAAGTATTAGGTGAAAGAACATCTGAACTTGTCCTTGGGAACTTCCAATTCCAATACAGAATCGATTGTTTTCAAGACTTCCACTAAAGTCATGCACAGTGTTGTGCTGAAGTTAAATgaagcatttaaaaacattttgactGTGCATCCAGCAAAATGGAGCACAACTAGTAGCCTATATTTTTCAGATGAATGAATCAGCATTTCACCTACTGTAAAATCTGTCTCTAAAAAGAGAAGATGATTTCTGGTTTCTGATGGTGCTGCTTTAGCTTCTGGTTGAGAGTGAGCAGAGCAAGCAGAGCTCGCTGACCCCTGGCTCCAGCTAAGCCCAGCAGCTTTGTCACGTGAGGAACTGCAGAGCTCTTGGCCTGAGCCCCAAACCATCTCTGCAGTGATGTCTGAGGCACAactggctcagagcagagcttggGCACTGACAGAAGCAGGCTCCTATCACACAGTTTGGCCTTGTGCAGTTTCAGGATGCAGCGTCGTGCTGGGAGTAAAATGAGCTACTCtgatttgttgggttttttccctctcaggGTATGAGCATTGAGAGGAAAGGTAGGGATGTTAAAATCTGTCAGAACTTAACACTCTGGAGATGAGTTAGGCAGAGAGGATTTAAACAGCATTTCACCATGTGTGTGCAGGCAAGGGCTGTCAGCAAAACAAGGAAGCAGCCAAAAGGTTGAGGGCAGCTTCATTTGCAATTATTTCTGTGCCAACAATTATTAACTCCAGTAGACCAGGCACTGTAACACTCACTGCAGTGGCTTGGAAAGCACTGAGCTCTGTAAAGAATGAAATGAGCAACAGGCAAGAATTTAAACTTGGGTCCATAACTTGGCTTTGAAGCTCAACTGATTTGGAACAGTTGAAATGTATTGTGAGTTGCCTTGCTGTCTGCAAGCTGGGCCACCCTGCCCTCTGTGTAGGACAGTCCCAGGAACATTTGACTTGGCCCAGGTGAAGAGGCAGAGGTGGTGAGTTCTGCAGAGGAAGATGCTGACCTTAGGGAATTTCTCCCTACCTGCTTTAAGGAGAAGTTTATCCTCCCTCTATTCCCATTCTGTCCTTTCCATTAGACACTAACTCATCTGCTGGTGTCCCCTAAGAGAAATCTCTAGCTGCACATGGGAAACATTAAAGCAAGGAAAGCAATGATAAAATCCTAACTAAAGATAGCTTCTATTTAACAGACCTCCattaaaaaacttaaaaaaaaggaaaaccatagCTCCGGACTTGGatgaaaaaatccaaatctgAAAAGTCTATTTTAAGGAAAGTGTCAAGGTTAAACTCTGATAAAAATACACTGCAGCTGTGCATTACCTTGGCTGGATCAAGACTGCAGCTTTCAGgcatcagcagtgctgggtggtACCTGCTGTCAGTGATTCTTTACCATGTACTTGGAGCTACATATTTGTCCAGAAGAGAAGTGGAAGTGCTTAGTATTAATGTTTTATTGATGGTAAATATTGAAATTAGACATTCACAAGATATTACTATTAAAGCTTTGAATTATTCAGCTACCTGAATTGCTTTCAGGCCTCTGGTCTGGAGGCATGGTAAGTTTGATCAGTGTATGTTATGGACAGACATGGGTATAGATATAGGGATAAATGTAGTTTTTTGTGTAATAAGGGAATCCTGCTGTTTACTCATCTAATAACAAGTTATCCATCCAGTCTTTACTCATTTACTGATGagatattgaaataaaaatctgataGCTTAGCTCTCCTCTGTGTTGGGTAAAACTGCAGGCAGAAGTCTGCCCTTGGCAGCAGGGTTTGTGTTACAGGCCTGTGGACTACAGTGCCTGTCCCAAAGCACTGGGCACGTGCTGCACAGGTCAGTGTGCACAAAGAGACTCACTGAACTTCACTGAGGTGATCTACAAATGCTCCTCTACAATGCTGAAATGTCCTGCTACACAGCTAAAGGTGTGGCACCGTTTGTGTGGACTTGGTGCTTTCTGGAGCCCTTTAGGACTGACTTCCTGCCAGGAGTGCCAGCCACTCCTTCTGTGCTGCACTTCAGCCCTACAAACAGGTAGCAGTGGTTTTTATGAAGCAGCAAAGAGAGGACAGGAGCTTGTCCCAGGAATCTGGGATAAGTTCAAGGTTCTCCTGAGCCAGCTGCTAGACTGGGGAAGTCCCATCCTACCTGTGAAGCACCATTTGCCTGCAAATGGGATTGATTTCCTCTGCAAATATTTGCCTTTGATCAGGCTACTGGATTGGAGCCCCAATTTCCTCCAGTgtataaaggaaataaataaggCTTAACATCTTTGCCACGATTGTGTGTTTTCAAAGGCTATTTACAAAAAATCTTTAACTTTGGCTGACCTTAGTACAACGTCATTGGGTGAAGCTGCAGGGAACAGTtggtttctgtgctgtgcagtcTTTATTTTGGCTGGCAGTCTGTTAACTCTGATAAGTGGGTAAGCGCATGCCAGGCAAAGTCAGGCGTAGCGTGAGATTCTGCTTTGCCTGAGAGGAAGTAGCCCCAGAAACAGCTTTGTAGGCCAGTAAACCAAAACCCATATTTGGTGTTGACTAGCTCTGGATCTTGAGGACTTGAAAAGGACTCGAAAAGGACCCTGCCAGGTGTTTTGTTGGTCTCTTTCCCTTCTCCGGGTGTAGAGCTGTCCTGCTCTAGTGAGAATGGTGCTCTGGCTCTGTTGTGCTCTCAAGTGTTCTGCCTTGATcacagcaggctgctgctgctttccctacCCTCtccagggaaaaaacaaaaccagctcttGTTCCTTGTGAATACCTTCTggtggctgccctgctccagcctccttcAGCAACAGCAGAATGACACTGGGAATTAGTGTCATTGTGCCCAGAGGGCGTGTGACAGCCATGACATTGGACTTTGGCTATGGTGGTTGtgtggtgctgctctggggtggttttggtgtttatttccagcagcagcagcagtccctggagcTAAACAGCATTTGTTTGCAGTTTCAGGAGAAGCATAACGCATTGTCAGCTTGGAAGAGACAGactttattctttttataatattttacattCCTAGATGGCCTACATCCCGTCCTGGGAATTGCATTCAAAGGCAGCGTGAATTCAGGTCAAACTTTGCCTACTTGTAGTAGATGGATGTTaccaataaaaacattttacgCACGCTGGGCAGAGATTTACTTAAGCCGCTTCTCCAAGCGCCTGTAGTGAATGTACATTTCCTTTGAGCTCACTGAGAATGGTAACGTGTTTATTGCCTTTATGTGAAACACTGTTTTGACAGATTTCCTCAGAAGAAGCACAAAAGGAGATGTCCTCTTCTTTGAAAATAACTGGAGCCACTGGCAAGAAGCAGCAACGCTCTACCGAACAAGGGAACCGCTTCCAGGTTATCCAAACATGCTGCTGAACTGACTTTTGCAGCTGCATTTTCCAATGTACCATGGGATGCATCAAATCCAAGGCTGCCTTCCAAGGTTCCAACGCTGTGCAGGATGAGCGCATCGGGGCAGGCGgcgagggctgtgctggggagaagTCGTCGCTGCTGGCGGTGCAGGCGGAGGAGAAGGGGCCCTCGAGCGCTGCCGTGCTGGACTACGCGCACCGGCTCTCCCGGGAGATCCTGGAGCAGGCGGTCAAGCAGTGGGCGGTGACCGAGAGCAAGTACAGCGACATCCCCTTCATCGAGAGCGACGTGCCCTGAGCCTCCTGCCAGGAcagcccctgctgtcccctgagcATCACCGTGGGGAGGTGTCTGCAGGGAGAGCCTGAGAAAATCTGCCTTTCAGCCTGGATTGCTAACAAACCACTTGGATCGCAGTAGAACCTGTTTGTCAAGTGTCATTCCTTGTCAGCCATGTGTTGAGTGTACTCTGTCTTTGTGCGTGTTGGATGTGAGCAGAAATCAGCATTAAAAGGGGGATGAGAAGACTGTGGCTGCCCTGCACCTCTACAAGCACTGCCACAGAGGACAAAACGTGGATTATTTCTGTGTTCTGCATAAAAGATCAGTGGTCTGTCTGTAGGTGAGATGAACTCTCCGTGCTTGGTGATTTGTCTGCGTTTCGCTAAAGTGAAATCAAGGTGTGCATGTAGCAAAGGTTACTGCTATcataaattttacttttgattCTGTGACCTAACCAAATCTGTAAAATCACAAAATGAAGGTGATGGGAGGCGCTTTGCAAACCCCAGTAGTATTCAGGGAGCCATTTGGATGATGATGCTATTCACCTTCCATTGAAGTGAACTAGTGAGAAACGTGCCAGTGTCGATAAGCAGTGCATTATCATTAACAGATGCTTCTGTAAATGCTTGAGAGCTTGTCTCTAAAACCCTGCAGTAAGA
This genomic interval carries:
- the C7H2orf88 gene encoding small membrane A-kinase anchor protein, with translation MGCIKSKAAFQGSNAVQDERIGAGGEGCAGEKSSLLAVQAEEKGPSSAAVLDYAHRLSREILEQAVKQWAVTESKYSDIPFIESDVP